A window of the Lactobacillus amylovorus DSM 20531 genome harbors these coding sequences:
- a CDS encoding TetR/AcrR family transcriptional regulator: MAQKRNLDLDKIIDQATELICEKGLDKMTMPALAKSLDIRSQSLYHYVSGRKQLLSLIGARQVKILRHKLMDDLIGISGKEALLKFADTVRDFLLSDRALSSIVYHLNEYPKDAEISQEIFNLIKLGEKLNFRKESVISFHALIGAVLGYVFLDNSSSFVDETKDESNRNYHEMILRLVEPEPDLQKLGRK; the protein is encoded by the coding sequence ATGGCACAAAAAAGAAATCTTGATCTGGACAAGATCATCGATCAGGCAACTGAGCTGATTTGTGAGAAGGGCTTAGATAAGATGACGATGCCAGCTTTGGCTAAGTCATTAGATATTCGTTCGCAATCACTTTATCACTATGTTTCAGGCCGAAAGCAGTTATTATCCTTAATTGGTGCAAGACAAGTGAAGATCTTACGGCACAAGTTAATGGATGATTTGATCGGGATCTCCGGTAAGGAGGCCTTGCTTAAGTTTGCGGACACGGTGCGTGACTTTTTGTTGAGTGATCGGGCTTTGTCCAGTATTGTGTATCATTTGAACGAATATCCCAAGGATGCTGAGATTAGTCAGGAGATTTTTAATCTGATAAAATTAGGTGAAAAGCTTAATTTTAGAAAAGAGAGTGTCATTTCATTCCATGCTTTAATTGGTGCTGTATTGGGTTATGTGTTTTTAGACAATTCATCTTCTTTTGTTGATGAAACTAAGGATGAATCTAATCGTAATTATCACGAAATGATTCTGCGTCTCGTAGAACCAGAGCCTGATTTACAAAAACTAGGGAGGAAATAG
- a CDS encoding MMPL family transporter: MQKFLKNHVFSLIAWVLILIISVVALPNITELTNAHSDITLPSNVESNVAQSIENNWGAKKKNTYAIALVFNKEHGKLTDADKQAINNTLDKFTNDKSKYGIKDTLLPDSNIATRKKLQSKDGTTWVAQFNVSKKGRTVEQVYNQMNRDVKTQGLRTYVTGADVLQHDFSASIQEGIKKTEAITIVFIFIVLIIVFRSPIVPLISLLTVGVSFLTSFSIVTNLVEHANFPFSNFTQVFMVIVLFGIGTDYNILLYDKFKEDLGKGMDKYKAMHDALRNAGKTILYSGSSILIGFTALSLAKFSIYRSAVGVAVGVAVLLVVLLTLNPFFMAVLGKKMFWPVKKFTGESDDKLWHGISASTLKQPIIYLVVLAVVTVPFMLMYSGHLNYDDTDEIADSVPSKQGLLVVQKHFSKGMAEPSYLYIQSKHRLDNEENLKLIDQLTRQLQQSKDVSFATSVTQPYGQPIDMLYVNNQLNTVNDGVDQARSGLGKLSKGANKVANGANRLRDGADQLQDGTGRLQSGAQQLVGGTSRLQSGAQQLQSGAVRLQNGSNQLVSGATRLETGAGRLASGTHALQSGASSLQSGANKLQNGANSLQAGTKTLQNGTQQMANQLQQLSSQLSNQLSGSNKQQLAALQTALPQINSGIQQLNQAVSGLDTAKLTEQLNALSKQIDAMAGQQGQQNSDPAAAMKQKIVNAIQSSQDFKDESDKQAAMKAIAGAMPSESTNGASSSVASNIAGLKSQLGSLQSSLQQLSTLQAQVAKLAQASNQALPGAATALNQLSSGLSQVQSAASAGVAGANKLNSGAAALNSGAGRLSTGLGSLASGAGRLNAGVGQLNSGAGQLQSGLGTLANGAGTLNTGLGTLANGAGQLNSGVGQLASQAPALISGIGQLNSGAGQLSMGAGKLAAKAPELTTGIDTVNSGLGQGEAYLRGLGLSAAADTFYIPKEFLKNEMFKKSMDVYLSPDKKSAQIIVVFNSNPSATEATDESQELSAMAKKTFQGTPLKNAKVAMGGQSSKIKDTKSVASGDFIRTAAIMLIGIGIALMFVTRSLLQPVYILGTLLIAYLCSLSINQWIVKAVLGRSMLTWNTPFFSFIMLIALGVDYSIFLMTRYNELKEEGFTTPSSRILKACAIIGTVVISAAIILGGTFAALIPSGIPTLIEVALTVDVGLLILVFILPITLSAAVKLTYEGIDFGKYFKRNRTNNN; this comes from the coding sequence GTGCAGAAATTTCTGAAAAATCATGTTTTTTCTTTAATTGCATGGGTTTTGATATTGATTATTTCCGTTGTTGCTTTGCCTAATATCACTGAGCTAACTAACGCTCATTCAGATATTACATTGCCAAGCAATGTTGAAAGCAACGTCGCACAATCAATTGAAAACAACTGGGGTGCAAAGAAGAAAAACACCTATGCGATAGCACTTGTTTTTAACAAGGAACATGGCAAGCTGACAGATGCTGATAAACAAGCTATCAACAATACGCTCGATAAGTTTACTAATGATAAAAGCAAGTACGGAATTAAGGACACGCTGCTTCCTGATTCCAATATTGCTACTAGAAAGAAGCTTCAATCAAAGGACGGTACGACTTGGGTAGCACAATTCAACGTATCTAAGAAGGGCCGTACGGTTGAACAAGTTTATAACCAAATGAATAGGGATGTTAAGACGCAAGGCCTTCGCACTTACGTAACTGGTGCCGACGTTTTGCAACATGACTTCTCTGCTTCAATTCAGGAAGGAATTAAGAAGACTGAAGCAATCACTATTGTCTTCATCTTTATTGTCTTAATCATTGTATTTAGATCACCAATTGTGCCATTAATTTCATTATTGACTGTTGGTGTATCATTCCTTACTTCCTTCTCAATTGTTACGAACTTAGTAGAACATGCTAATTTCCCATTCTCAAACTTTACTCAGGTGTTCATGGTTATCGTGCTATTTGGTATCGGTACCGACTACAACATCCTGCTGTATGACAAGTTTAAAGAGGATCTGGGGAAAGGGATGGACAAGTACAAGGCGATGCACGATGCACTTCGTAACGCTGGTAAGACCATCCTTTACTCAGGTTCATCTATCTTAATCGGTTTTACAGCTTTAAGTTTGGCTAAATTCTCTATTTACAGATCAGCTGTTGGTGTTGCCGTTGGTGTTGCCGTACTTTTGGTAGTACTTTTAACACTCAACCCATTCTTTATGGCTGTTCTTGGTAAGAAGATGTTCTGGCCAGTTAAGAAGTTCACTGGCGAAAGTGATGATAAGCTTTGGCATGGAATTTCAGCTTCAACTTTGAAACAACCAATTATTTACTTGGTTGTTTTAGCTGTTGTTACTGTTCCATTCATGTTGATGTACTCAGGTCACTTGAATTACGACGATACTGATGAAATTGCTGATTCAGTTCCATCAAAGCAAGGTTTGTTGGTAGTTCAAAAGCACTTCTCAAAGGGTATGGCTGAGCCATCATACTTGTACATCCAAAGTAAACATAGATTAGATAACGAAGAAAACTTGAAGTTGATTGATCAATTGACCAGACAACTTCAACAATCAAAAGACGTTTCATTTGCAACATCTGTAACCCAACCTTACGGTCAACCAATTGATATGCTTTACGTAAATAATCAATTGAACACTGTTAACGATGGGGTAGATCAAGCTCGTTCCGGTTTAGGTAAGTTAAGCAAAGGTGCTAATAAAGTAGCAAACGGTGCTAACAGATTAAGAGACGGTGCTGATCAACTTCAAGATGGTACGGGTCGTCTTCAAAGTGGTGCCCAACAATTAGTTGGTGGTACTAGTCGTTTGCAAAGCGGTGCCCAACAATTGCAAAGTGGTGCCGTTCGTTTACAAAACGGTTCAAATCAATTAGTTAGTGGTGCTACTCGTCTTGAAACTGGTGCAGGTCGTTTGGCTAGTGGTACTCACGCACTTCAAAGTGGTGCAAGCAGCTTACAAAGCGGTGCTAACAAGTTGCAAAATGGTGCCAACAGTTTGCAAGCTGGTACCAAGACTTTGCAAAATGGTACCCAACAAATGGCCAACCAATTGCAACAATTGAGTTCACAACTTTCAAATCAATTAAGTGGTTCAAACAAGCAACAACTTGCTGCATTGCAAACCGCTTTGCCACAAATTAACAGTGGTATTCAACAATTGAATCAAGCTGTTAGTGGATTGGATACTGCTAAATTGACTGAACAATTGAATGCTTTATCTAAACAAATTGATGCTATGGCTGGTCAACAAGGACAACAAAATTCTGATCCGGCAGCTGCAATGAAGCAAAAAATTGTAAATGCAATTCAAAGTAGCCAAGACTTTAAAGATGAAAGTGATAAACAAGCTGCAATGAAGGCTATAGCAGGTGCAATGCCTAGTGAATCTACAAATGGTGCTTCAAGCTCAGTAGCTTCAAATATTGCAGGTCTTAAGTCGCAATTAGGTTCATTGCAATCATCACTTCAACAATTATCAACTCTTCAAGCTCAAGTAGCTAAGTTAGCTCAAGCTTCAAACCAAGCACTTCCGGGTGCCGCAACTGCTTTGAACCAATTAAGCTCAGGCTTAAGTCAAGTTCAATCAGCTGCTAGTGCAGGTGTTGCCGGTGCAAACAAGCTTAACTCAGGTGCTGCTGCTCTTAACAGTGGTGCAGGTCGCTTGAGTACTGGTCTTGGCAGTCTTGCAAGTGGTGCAGGTCGTCTTAACGCTGGAGTTGGCCAACTTAACAGTGGTGCAGGTCAACTTCAATCAGGCTTAGGTACTCTTGCCAACGGTGCAGGTACTCTTAACACTGGTCTTGGTACTCTTGCTAATGGTGCAGGTCAACTTAACTCAGGTGTTGGTCAATTAGCAAGCCAAGCTCCAGCTCTTATCTCAGGTATCGGTCAACTTAACAGTGGTGCCGGCCAACTCAGCATGGGTGCTGGCAAGTTAGCTGCTAAGGCTCCAGAACTTACTACAGGTATCGATACTGTAAACAGTGGTTTGGGTCAAGGTGAAGCTTACCTTAGAGGCTTAGGTTTATCTGCTGCCGCAGATACCTTCTACATTCCAAAGGAATTCTTGAAGAATGAAATGTTCAAGAAGTCAATGGATGTATACCTCAGCCCTGACAAGAAGTCAGCTCAAATTATCGTTGTCTTCAACTCAAACCCAAGTGCAACTGAAGCTACTGACGAATCACAAGAATTGAGCGCAATGGCTAAGAAGACCTTCCAAGGTACTCCATTGAAGAATGCTAAGGTTGCCATGGGTGGTCAAAGTTCAAAGATCAAGGATACTAAGTCAGTTGCTAGTGGCGACTTCATCAGAACTGCCGCAATCATGTTAATTGGTATCGGTATTGCTTTGATGTTCGTAACTCGTTCACTTCTTCAACCTGTTTACATTCTTGGTACTTTGCTTATTGCTTACCTCTGCTCACTTTCAATCAACCAATGGATTGTTAAGGCAGTTCTTGGCAGAAGCATGCTTACTTGGAATACACCATTCTTCAGCTTTATCATGTTGATTGCCTTAGGTGTTGACTACAGTATCTTCCTCATGACTCGTTACAACGAGCTTAAAGAAGAGGGCTTTACTACTCCAAGCTCAAGAATCTTGAAGGCATGTGCCATCATTGGTACGGTTGTTATCTCAGCCGCAATCATCTTGGGTGGTACTTTCGCAGCCCTCATTCCATCAGGCATTCCAACCTTGATCGAAGTTGCCTTGACTGTGGACGTTGGTTTGTTAATCTTGGTATTCATTTTGCCAATTACCTTATCAGCTGCAGTTAAGTTAACTTATGAAGGTATTGATTTCGGTAAGTACTTTAAGAGAAATAGAACTAACAATAATTAG
- a CDS encoding IS110 family transposase, translated as MDLLKTVFGIDVSSRKSNVCIMVNGQKVNDYAISNDMVGFNQLLDDLKQVTNPQIIFEATGVYSRRLQAFLNMHELRYVMMNPLEAKRKTKDDLHQNKTDKLDAMYLAKLQSEHPQRLAYVQSEEYQELMANNRIYEQASHDLITNKNRLHKAIQLTFPEIEHLMATPKGKNYWSIVLRFPHPDIVLETKEADIIDFLKSLSGIGKKRANDIMQKLIRLAKVACPAVKKDSAYVHGLKIAINNILSAEEECQTALQEMAKLAPKRDLEILTSIPGIGENTALRIISELGDIKRFKNPNQLNAFVGVDPQVYESGNLTAHLSISKRGTAIGRKVLYLAINQIQSAKKAGNPCHIADYYEKRKRSSETASHKKAAIASIHKLLRTIFALIKNDQLYSYDVAKHNQRLLS; from the coding sequence ATGGATTTATTGAAAACTGTTTTCGGTATTGATGTTAGCAGCCGGAAGTCTAACGTATGCATTATGGTCAATGGCCAAAAAGTTAATGACTATGCCATCTCCAACGATATGGTAGGCTTCAATCAGCTGCTAGATGACCTTAAACAGGTTACCAACCCGCAAATTATCTTTGAAGCAACTGGCGTCTACTCCAGAAGACTCCAGGCGTTTTTGAACATGCACGAATTACGCTATGTCATGATGAACCCACTGGAAGCCAAAAGAAAGACAAAGGATGACCTGCACCAGAACAAGACCGATAAGCTTGATGCAATGTATCTCGCCAAGCTGCAATCTGAGCACCCGCAACGGCTGGCCTATGTTCAAAGCGAAGAATATCAAGAATTGATGGCCAACAACCGCATCTACGAGCAGGCTTCGCACGATCTGATAACCAACAAGAATAGACTGCACAAAGCCATTCAGCTCACTTTCCCAGAGATTGAGCACCTAATGGCTACTCCAAAAGGAAAAAACTACTGGAGTATTGTTCTCAGATTCCCGCACCCTGATATCGTATTAGAAACAAAAGAAGCCGATATCATCGACTTCTTAAAGAGCTTATCTGGTATTGGTAAGAAACGTGCTAACGATATAATGCAAAAGCTTATTCGTTTAGCTAAAGTCGCATGCCCAGCTGTCAAAAAAGACAGTGCTTATGTTCATGGCCTCAAAATAGCTATTAACAACATCCTAAGCGCTGAAGAAGAGTGCCAGACTGCTTTACAGGAGATGGCTAAGCTGGCTCCTAAGCGGGATCTGGAGATCCTCACAAGCATTCCAGGCATCGGCGAAAACACTGCCTTGAGAATTATTAGTGAGCTCGGAGATATCAAACGCTTTAAAAACCCTAACCAATTAAATGCCTTCGTTGGCGTTGACCCTCAAGTTTATGAATCTGGCAACCTCACGGCCCACCTGTCAATTTCAAAGCGTGGGACAGCTATCGGCAGAAAGGTGCTATACTTGGCAATCAACCAAATTCAATCGGCCAAGAAAGCAGGCAACCCTTGCCATATTGCGGATTATTACGAGAAACGAAAACGGTCTTCTGAGACTGCAAGTCACAAGAAGGCCGCTATCGCATCGATCCATAAATTATTACGGACGATCTTCGCTTTAATTAAGAATGATCAATTATATAGCTATGACGTAGCCAAACATAACCAAAGACTTTTGTCATAA
- a CDS encoding zinc ribbon domain-containing protein has translation MTTCPNCGHEISDTDDICPNCGFNLKKYRDDFFTDQHKQAKYEQPDEGKKIASRAAYREEFYPEKQNSTVQRMIAWVRQNATIVFLLGVFLLILMSFSRAAGWICFLALMVWLFIVCDRKDKVEQYTADKRLTEKINQVGSNIFNRVDEREDKVRTRSKEFAEKHPKVESQVREIKKQRSHRYSYVQLSVILTALISLIVLFTDSGASVSAVSYTQKMSISNVIFSLAGRLLSTNSLQALILYIVWLLLLLFPIFIIYNVLKNTKSSQILAFILSLIETIFLIYIVYMMSSSVHASNGVLAQITSQLISYAVSIGTSAYFLLLASVLTTGLSGFNIFKHKDNQ, from the coding sequence ATGACTACATGCCCAAACTGCGGACACGAGATTAGTGATACAGATGACATCTGTCCAAACTGCGGCTTTAACCTGAAAAAGTATCGTGATGACTTTTTCACGGATCAACACAAGCAGGCTAAGTATGAACAACCCGATGAAGGAAAGAAGATAGCTAGCCGTGCCGCATACCGCGAAGAATTTTATCCAGAAAAGCAAAATTCCACTGTACAAAGAATGATTGCCTGGGTTAGACAGAATGCAACCATCGTCTTTTTGCTTGGCGTCTTTTTACTGATTCTGATGAGTTTTTCTAGAGCAGCTGGTTGGATTTGCTTCCTAGCTTTGATGGTCTGGCTCTTCATCGTCTGCGATCGGAAAGATAAAGTTGAGCAATATACTGCTGATAAGCGATTAACGGAAAAGATTAATCAGGTAGGTTCGAATATATTTAACCGCGTTGATGAACGTGAAGATAAGGTGAGAACACGCAGTAAGGAATTTGCGGAGAAGCACCCTAAGGTAGAAAGCCAAGTTAGAGAGATTAAAAAGCAACGCAGTCACCGTTACAGCTATGTTCAACTATCTGTAATCTTGACGGCTTTGATCAGTTTGATCGTTTTATTCACCGACTCTGGTGCTTCCGTTTCGGCTGTAAGTTATACACAAAAGATGTCCATTTCGAATGTGATCTTTAGTTTGGCTGGTCGACTTTTATCAACCAATTCACTTCAAGCGCTTATTTTGTACATTGTATGGCTACTTCTGTTGTTGTTCCCAATCTTCATCATTTACAACGTTTTGAAGAATACGAAAAGTAGTCAGATTTTGGCATTTATTTTGTCACTAATTGAAACGATCTTCTTGATTTACATCGTTTATATGATGTCTAGTTCAGTCCATGCATCAAATGGTGTTTTGGCACAGATTACTAGTCAGTTGATTTCATATGCTGTTTCAATTGGAACTTCTGCATACTTCTTATTGTTGGCCAGTGTTTTAACCACAGGTCTTTCAGGATTCAACATTTTTAAGCACAAAGATAATCAATAA
- a CDS encoding YSIRK-type signal peptide-containing protein, with protein MEPRKERFSIRKFSVGQHPF; from the coding sequence ATGGAGCCTCGTAAAGAGCGCTTCTCAATTCGTAAGTTTTCTGTAGGGCAGCATCCGTTTTAA
- a CDS encoding Rib/alpha-like domain-containing protein, protein MGMDQGQTVRAADTTQNDVNVEQSSSTQKEDANKYQPEYGEKTVTQGSSVDDPATWSTADGNQGNPVDHGSSAKFKSMTGTPEWATGATDGTITLAPTTSVEAGTYVIPVLVTYGDGTSEKAYAPVTITGVKHDDDNNIWVYGQNTQSSFRIGTFDTHKTNDGSANAMEIVAAPKLDLIKFTNQAYNKDTHQYKDVSSVTYTLNPDKTQYVATLVTINGQTFTGNAITRDLLCQVKSSAVLSFDVDQVQTSWMPASDQWAQGKDRRANTDASNFASGTGTSLANSQYGDPNGDQRSKSPEQLAGNSRARANINLSGDAAG, encoded by the coding sequence ATGGGAATGGATCAAGGCCAAACTGTTAGAGCTGCTGATACTACACAAAATGATGTGAATGTAGAGCAATCAAGTTCAACTCAGAAAGAGGATGCTAATAAATATCAACCGGAATATGGTGAAAAGACTGTTACTCAAGGTTCTAGTGTAGATGATCCAGCAACTTGGTCAACTGCAGATGGTAACCAAGGTAACCCAGTGGACCATGGTAGCAGTGCAAAATTTAAGTCGATGACTGGCACACCTGAATGGGCAACTGGTGCCACTGATGGTACGATTACTTTAGCACCAACTACCTCTGTTGAAGCAGGTACTTATGTCATCCCAGTACTAGTAACTTATGGAGATGGTACTTCAGAAAAGGCTTATGCTCCTGTAACCATTACTGGTGTTAAGCACGATGACGACAATAATATCTGGGTTTATGGTCAAAATACTCAGAGTTCATTCAGAATAGGTACGTTTGACACTCACAAGACTAATGATGGTAGTGCCAACGCTATGGAGATTGTTGCAGCACCAAAGCTTGATCTGATTAAGTTTACAAATCAAGCTTATAATAAGGACACTCATCAATATAAAGATGTTTCATCAGTCACATACACTTTAAATCCTGATAAGACACAGTATGTTGCAACCTTAGTAACTATCAATGGTCAAACTTTCACTGGTAATGCCATAACACGTGATCTACTTTGTCAAGTTAAGAGTAGTGCAGTATTATCCTTTGATGTTGATCAAGTACAAACTTCTTGGATGCCGGCTTCAGATCAATGGGCACAAGGCAAGGATCGTCGTGCCAACACTGATGCTTCTAACTTTGCTTCTGGTACTGGTACATCACTTGCTAACTCACAATATGGTGATCCTAACGGTGATCAACGCTCTAAATCACCAGAACAATTAGCTGGTAACTCACGTGCACGTGCAAATATTAACTTGAGTGGTGATGCTGCTGGCTGA
- a CDS encoding LysR substrate-binding domain-containing protein, translated as MSPIVGKVYLAKILTELDQENLNHNIEITEAGSNDLSAKLKNGEIDIALLNSLSPINNNHYQSKLLRTNSVKLIVSQQHHHSS; from the coding sequence GTGTCGCCGATTGTAGGTAAAGTTTATTTAGCCAAAATATTGACTGAACTTGATCAAGAAAACTTGAACCACAATATTGAAATTACTGAGGCAGGTTCTAATGATTTGAGTGCCAAATTGAAAAATGGTGAAATCGATATTGCGCTGCTCAATTCGCTGAGCCCGATCAACAATAACCACTATCAAAGCAAACTATTGCGAACTAATTCGGTTAAGTTGATCGTCAGCCAGCAGCATCACCACTCAAGTTAA
- a CDS encoding helix-turn-helix domain-containing protein: protein MNIKDLEYYQKLVATHSYTKTAEFFKLSQPSISAAVKRLSKEFRTTLITQKTPRGRFSTTAAVKS from the coding sequence ATGAACATCAAGGATCTAGAATATTATCAAAAATTAGTTGCAACGCACAGCTATACTAAAACAGCAGAATTCTTCAAGTTGAGCCAGCCTTCTATTTCAGCGGCTGTTAAGCGATTATCTAAAGAGTTCAGAACTACACTAATTACTCAGAAAACGCCGCGAGGAAGATTCTCTACGACCGCAGCAGTGAAATCTTGA
- a CDS encoding IS982 family transposase: MNCLKLKRFSHHLQVSFKDLVIICRHWYRLYAPAEFTHRRNIDQIKTTDSLILALLIWQAKTGIESQRRFCECFNCLSHSRFNRRSRQLLQLIYQIRQEMNKKVDLNGQFLIIDSFPVPVCQPIRNYRAKIFRGYANIGYKATKKIYFYGFKVHAIVSDDGYILDYVVTKASVHDARETVELIENTHPSNYYLLGDEGYLGKELHQQLKQMGYELWTPYRKNMTGAKKHNDHQLMAIRRTIESDFSLLTYYNAENNRARSLIGFQSRLEIAILAYNLAYCLERFN; the protein is encoded by the coding sequence TTGAACTGCCTTAAGCTTAAGCGTTTTAGCCACCATTTACAAGTTAGTTTTAAAGATTTAGTGATAATTTGTCGGCACTGGTATCGTTTGTATGCACCGGCTGAGTTTACTCATCGGCGAAATATTGATCAAATTAAAACTACGGACAGTCTGATTTTGGCTTTACTTATCTGGCAAGCTAAGACAGGAATTGAATCACAAAGAAGATTCTGTGAATGTTTCAATTGTTTATCACACTCACGTTTTAATCGGCGTTCACGTCAGCTATTGCAATTGATTTATCAGATACGGCAAGAAATGAATAAAAAGGTTGACCTGAATGGACAGTTCTTGATCATTGACAGCTTTCCGGTACCTGTTTGCCAACCAATTCGCAACTATCGTGCTAAAATTTTTCGCGGTTATGCCAACATTGGTTATAAGGCCACCAAGAAAATTTACTTCTATGGTTTCAAAGTTCATGCTATTGTTAGCGATGACGGTTACATTCTTGATTATGTCGTAACAAAGGCATCAGTTCATGATGCCAGGGAGACAGTTGAACTGATAGAAAATACCCATCCATCTAATTACTATCTTCTTGGCGACGAAGGCTATTTAGGCAAAGAACTGCATCAACAGCTAAAACAAATGGGTTATGAACTTTGGACACCATATCGTAAAAATATGACAGGAGCTAAAAAGCACAATGATCATCAATTGATGGCTATTCGCAGAACAATTGAAAGCGACTTTTCGCTTCTGACCTATTACAATGCCGAGAACAATCGAGCACGTAGTCTGATAGGCTTTCAAAGCCGGTTGGAAATTGCAATTTTAGCTTATAATTTGGCTTATTGTCTAGAACGATTTAACTAG
- the purB gene encoding adenylosuccinate lyase: MDSELFKDQYSTKEMRAVFSERAQIQSWLDCWVALAKAEAKNGVIPESAAEEIAQKAHAEDIDMDYVREGFKKTSHPLMPQIRAFTKLCSPEAGGYIHWGTTAQDITDTGMILQLRNAQDILEKQLEHLLNQVLDKAEKYKALPEAGRTHAQHAVPITLGYKFAIWADELGRDLERLQHDRKTYFAGNFGGAAGTLASLFDKGIAVRNDFCKNLGLAIPTITWHVSRDRLANFSSDIAIAASTIGKMANEIINLQRTEIEEVEEGFQMGKVGSSTMPQKRNPMICENIYANVRLVKNNANLGLEAMVQEHERDMSFWQTEWMYLSEMCLVFSAAIKMMSQVMDQMIVHEDNIKRNLNMTHGLIVSERVMLDLGRYIGRQNAHEVIYEDAQKAFNDGIDFLDVLLADERVTKDVDKATLREMLDPARYVGSCVQMVDDIVKKWRK, encoded by the coding sequence ATTGATTCGGAATTATTCAAAGATCAATACAGTACAAAAGAAATGCGCGCCGTATTTAGCGAACGCGCTCAAATTCAAAGTTGGCTCGATTGCTGGGTAGCTTTAGCCAAGGCCGAAGCAAAGAACGGCGTTATCCCAGAAAGTGCCGCTGAAGAAATCGCACAAAAAGCACACGCCGAAGACATCGATATGGATTATGTGCGTGAAGGTTTTAAAAAGACTTCGCATCCCCTAATGCCACAGATTCGTGCTTTTACCAAGCTTTGCTCACCCGAAGCCGGCGGCTACATTCACTGGGGCACCACCGCGCAAGACATCACCGACACAGGGATGATTTTGCAATTAAGAAATGCCCAAGACATTTTAGAAAAACAATTAGAGCACTTATTAAATCAAGTTTTAGACAAAGCCGAAAAATACAAGGCTCTGCCAGAGGCTGGTAGAACGCATGCTCAGCACGCCGTCCCAATTACTTTGGGTTATAAGTTTGCCATTTGGGCAGACGAACTGGGTCGCGATCTCGAAAGACTGCAACATGATCGCAAGACTTACTTTGCTGGCAACTTCGGTGGGGCAGCCGGAACCTTGGCTTCTCTTTTTGATAAAGGCATTGCCGTTAGAAATGATTTTTGTAAAAATCTCGGTTTAGCTATTCCAACGATTACCTGGCACGTTTCAAGAGATCGCTTGGCTAACTTCTCCAGCGATATTGCGATTGCTGCAAGCACGATTGGCAAGATGGCTAACGAAATCATTAACCTGCAAAGAACCGAAATCGAAGAGGTCGAAGAAGGATTTCAAATGGGCAAGGTTGGTTCCAGCACGATGCCACAGAAGCGGAATCCAATGATCTGCGAAAACATCTATGCTAATGTCCGTTTGGTTAAAAATAATGCCAACTTAGGCCTTGAAGCAATGGTGCAAGAGCACGAACGCGACATGTCCTTCTGGCAAACTGAATGGATGTACTTGTCAGAAATGTGCTTAGTCTTTAGTGCCGCCATTAAAATGATGAGCCAAGTAATGGATCAAATGATCGTTCATGAAGATAACATCAAACGCAATTTGAACATGACGCATGGACTGATCGTTTCAGAACGCGTGATGCTCGATCTTGGCCGTTACATCGGTCGACAAAACGCCCACGAAGTCATTTACGAGGATGCGCAAAAAGCGTTTAACGACGGCATTGATTTTCTTGATGTGCTTTTAGCTGACGAGCGAGTAACCAAGGATGTCGATAAGGCTACTTTAAGAGAAATGCTTGATCCAGCCCGTTATGTTGGTTCATGCGTGCAAATGGTCGACGACATAGTAAAGAAATGGCGCAAGTAA